AAGCCTCCGTTGCGCGGCAAGGTCGAAAACATCGCACCGTATGACGTGGTGTTCATCGGTTCACCGAACTGGTGGGGCACCATCGCGCCGCCGGTGATGACCTTCCTGTCCGAGCACGACCTGTCGGGCAAGATCGTTGCCCCGTTCATCACCCACGAAGGAAGCGCCTTGGGCAGAAGCATGGGGGATGTCAGGGCGCTGTGCCCCAATTCGACGGTGGTCGAAGGGCTTGCCGTCCGGGGCAGCCGGGCTGCCTCCGCGAAAGACGAGGTCGCCGCATGGCTGCGTGCGACGGGAATTCAGAAATAGCCGTTCTGGCCAATTCTGGAGGTATGCAATGAAGAAGGTGCTGATTCTGGCGTCCAGCCCCCGCAAGGGCGGAAATTCCGACCTGCTGTGCGAACAGTTCATGCAGGGCGCGCACGGCGCGGGGCACGAGGTGGAGACGGTCTATTTGCGCGACAGGAAGATCGGCCATTGTCTGGGGTGCGAGCATTGCCGCCAACACGACGGAGAATGCATCCTGAAGGACGACATGGCGGGCATTCTCGATTCGATGATCGCCGCAAATGTGATCGTCTTGGCCACCCCGGTCTATTTCTACACCATGAACGGCCAGTTGAAGACCCTCATCGACAGGACCGTGGCCAAGTACACCGAGATCAGGGGCAAGGACTTTTACTTCATCGTCAGCGCAGCTGATGGCGACGAGATGATGATGGCGCGCACCATCGAGGAATTTCGTGGCTTTCTCTACTGTCTTGATGAGGTGGAGGAGCAAGGCGTGGTTCTTGGCGTTGGCGCGTGGAAGAAGGGAGATATCGTCGGAAGCCGGGCCATGTCCCACGCCCATGCGCTGGGCAGCGGAATTTAAGCGGCGTCTCCGCCGTCGCATTTCCTTGAAGGGACGCCCGTGGCCGAGGGGCTCGCTCCTCGCTCGTTGGTGAATGCGCTGGAGGACAAGATGGCAGCCGCCTGAGGCCATCGCGACCACTTCGCGGAACTCCGTGAACGTCTTTCGCGCCCCCACGGGGCCGCGCAGCCAGCCGAGCGCCAACACACCCGCGAACGGCAGGCCCCGGAGGTAAAATGGATACCGAC
This DNA window, taken from Nitratidesulfovibrio sp., encodes the following:
- a CDS encoding flavodoxin family protein gives rise to the protein MKKVLILASSPRKGGNSDLLCEQFMQGAHGAGHEVETVYLRDRKIGHCLGCEHCRQHDGECILKDDMAGILDSMIAANVIVLATPVYFYTMNGQLKTLIDRTVAKYTEIRGKDFYFIVSAADGDEMMMARTIEEFRGFLYCLDEVEEQGVVLGVGAWKKGDIVGSRAMSHAHALGSGI